A window of Streptosporangiales bacterium contains these coding sequences:
- a CDS encoding dihydroorotase yields the protein MTAQRYLLDGVRPLGGEPVRMLLADGRIAAVGTDVDAAGAEVVDAAGLHALPGLVDLHTHLREPGREDAETVETGTLAAALGGYTAVFAMPNTEPCADTAGLVEQVWRLGRDAGHCDVQPIGAVTVGRQGERLAELGAMADSAARVRVFSDDGNCVSDAVLMRRALEYVKAFGGVVAQHAEEPRLTEGAQMNEGALSGVLGLGGWPAVAEEAIVARDVLLAGHVGSRVHICHLSTAGSVEIVRWAKEKGWDVTAEVTPHHLLLTEDLVRSYDPIYKVNPPLRTDADVQALRQALADGTIDCVATDHAPHSLEHKETEWAVASPGMLGLETALPIVQQALVDTGLLDWAGVADRMATKPAAIGGLAGHGRPLAEGEPAHLVLYDPAAEWTVDRARLASRSTNTPYAGHALPGRIVATFYGGRPTVLDGKPT from the coding sequence ATGACAGCACAGCGATACCTGCTCGACGGAGTACGCCCACTGGGTGGGGAGCCCGTCCGGATGCTGCTCGCCGACGGCAGGATCGCGGCCGTGGGCACCGACGTGGACGCGGCCGGTGCCGAGGTGGTCGACGCCGCGGGGTTGCATGCGCTGCCCGGCCTGGTCGACCTGCACACGCACCTGCGTGAGCCCGGGCGCGAGGACGCGGAGACCGTCGAGACCGGCACCCTCGCCGCCGCGCTCGGCGGGTACACGGCCGTCTTCGCCATGCCCAACACCGAGCCGTGCGCAGACACCGCCGGCCTGGTGGAGCAGGTCTGGCGGCTGGGCAGGGACGCCGGGCACTGCGACGTGCAGCCGATCGGCGCGGTGACCGTCGGCCGGCAGGGGGAGCGGCTGGCCGAGCTCGGCGCGATGGCCGACTCCGCCGCGCGCGTACGGGTGTTCAGCGACGACGGCAACTGCGTCTCCGACGCGGTGCTGATGCGGCGCGCCCTGGAGTACGTGAAGGCGTTCGGCGGGGTGGTCGCGCAGCACGCGGAGGAGCCGCGGCTGACCGAGGGCGCCCAGATGAACGAGGGCGCGCTGTCCGGGGTGCTCGGGCTTGGCGGCTGGCCGGCGGTCGCGGAGGAGGCGATCGTCGCCAGGGACGTCCTGCTGGCCGGGCACGTCGGCTCGCGGGTGCACATCTGCCACCTGTCCACCGCCGGCTCGGTGGAGATCGTCCGGTGGGCGAAGGAGAAGGGCTGGGACGTCACCGCCGAGGTGACGCCGCACCACCTGTTGCTCACCGAGGACCTGGTACGCAGCTACGACCCGATCTACAAGGTGAACCCGCCGCTGCGTACCGATGCGGACGTGCAGGCGCTGCGGCAGGCGCTCGCGGACGGCACCATCGACTGCGTCGCCACCGACCACGCGCCGCACTCGCTGGAGCACAAGGAGACCGAGTGGGCGGTCGCCTCACCCGGCATGCTCGGCCTGGAGACGGCGCTGCCGATCGTGCAGCAGGCGCTGGTCGACACCGGGCTGCTCGACTGGGCCGGCGTCGCCGACCGGATGGCCACCAAGCCGGCGGCGATCGGCGGTCTCGCCGGCCACGGCCGGCCGCTGGCCGAGGGGGAGCCCGCGCACCTGGTGCTCTACGACCCGGCCGCGGAGTGGACGGTGGACCGCGCCCGGCTGGCGTCGCGGAGCACGAACACCCCGTACGCGGGGCACGCCCTGCCGGGAAGGATCGTGGCGACGTTCTACGGCGGTCGCCCGACGGTGCTGGACGGGAAACCGACATGA
- the pyrR gene encoding bifunctional pyr operon transcriptional regulator/uracil phosphoribosyltransferase PyrR, which yields MARALTRIAHEILERAKGSTDVVLMGIPTRGVDLARRLAERIAAVEGGQVPVGSLDPTMYRDDLRLRPTRALEHTEEPAGGVEGKLVVLVDDVLYSGRTVRAALTALDDLGRPRNVQLAVLVDRGHRELPIRPDYIGKNLPTAQVEQVRVLVAERDGRDAVLIEREVTGSAQ from the coding sequence ATGGCCAGGGCGCTGACGAGGATCGCGCACGAGATCCTGGAGCGCGCCAAGGGCAGCACCGACGTCGTGCTGATGGGCATCCCCACCCGCGGTGTCGACCTCGCCAGGCGGCTGGCGGAGCGGATCGCCGCCGTCGAGGGCGGCCAGGTGCCCGTCGGCTCGCTCGACCCCACCATGTACCGCGACGACCTGCGGCTGCGGCCGACCAGGGCGCTCGAGCACACCGAGGAGCCCGCGGGCGGCGTCGAGGGCAAGCTGGTGGTGCTGGTCGACGACGTGCTCTACTCCGGCCGCACGGTCCGCGCGGCGCTCACCGCGCTGGACGACCTCGGCCGGCCACGCAACGTACAACTCGCGGTGCTCGTCGACCGCGGCCACCGGGAGCTGCCGATCCGCCCGGACTACATCGGCAAGAACCTGCCCACCGCCCAGGTCGAGCAGGTGCGGGTGCTGGTCGCCGAGCGCGACGGCCGCGACGCCGTGCTGATCGAACGCGAAGTCACGGGGAGCGCACAGTGA
- the aroQ gene encoding type II 3-dehydroquinate dehydratase, producing the protein MRVLVLNGPNLGRLGSREPDVYGHTSYADLVERCTTVGKELGLDVEVRQTDDEAELVHWLHEAADGELPVVLNPAAFTHYSYALRDACAQRTAPLVEVHLSNPAAREEFRHTSVVAGVATGTVAGFGMASYDLALRAVANT; encoded by the coding sequence ATGCGCGTACTGGTCTTGAACGGTCCGAACCTCGGCCGGCTCGGCTCGCGGGAGCCCGACGTCTACGGTCACACCTCCTACGCCGACCTGGTCGAGCGGTGTACGACGGTCGGCAAGGAGCTCGGTCTGGACGTCGAGGTGCGGCAGACCGACGACGAGGCCGAGCTGGTCCACTGGCTGCACGAGGCCGCGGACGGCGAGCTGCCCGTGGTGCTGAACCCGGCCGCGTTCACGCACTACTCGTACGCGTTGCGCGACGCCTGCGCGCAGCGCACCGCGCCGCTGGTCGAGGTGCATCTGAGCAACCCGGCGGCGCGCGAGGAGTTCAGGCACACCTCGGTCGTCGCCGGCGTCGCGACCGGCACCGTCGCCGGCTTCGGCATGGCGTCGTACGACCTCGCGCTGCGCGCGGTCGCGAACACCTGA
- a CDS encoding aspartate carbamoyltransferase catalytic subunit, producing MNRHLISAGDLSRDDALLILDTAAELAQVASRPVKKLPTLRGRTAVNLFYEDSTRTRTSFEVAAKRLSADVINFSAKGSSVAKGESLKDTALTLEAMGADAVVVRHGASGTPNRLTNWIDGSVINAGDGTHEHPTQALLDAYTIRDRLGRLDGLSVVIVGDVLHSRVARSNVLLLATLGVDVTVVGPPTLLPVGVETWPCATSYDLDAVLPKCDVVMMLRVQQERMHAAFFPSAREYSRRYGLDARRMATLPEHALVMHPGPMNRGMEIAAEVADATRSTITEQVANGISIRMAVLYLLLGGTEPAIGHDPAHTEPTESA from the coding sequence GTGAACCGCCACCTGATCTCCGCCGGCGACCTGAGCCGCGACGACGCCCTGCTGATCCTCGACACCGCCGCGGAGCTCGCGCAGGTGGCGAGCCGGCCGGTGAAGAAGCTGCCGACGCTGCGCGGGCGTACGGCGGTGAACCTGTTCTACGAGGACTCCACCCGGACGAGGACGTCGTTCGAGGTGGCGGCGAAGCGGCTGTCCGCGGACGTGATCAACTTCTCCGCCAAGGGCTCGAGCGTCGCGAAGGGCGAGAGCCTCAAGGACACCGCGCTCACCCTGGAGGCGATGGGTGCGGACGCCGTCGTGGTGCGCCACGGCGCGTCCGGCACGCCGAACCGGCTGACGAACTGGATCGACGGCAGCGTCATCAACGCCGGCGACGGCACGCACGAGCACCCCACACAGGCGCTTCTCGACGCGTATACCATCCGCGACCGGCTGGGCCGGCTGGACGGGCTTTCCGTGGTGATCGTCGGCGACGTGCTGCACAGCAGGGTGGCCAGGTCGAACGTGCTGCTGCTCGCGACGCTCGGCGTCGACGTGACGGTGGTCGGCCCGCCGACGCTGCTGCCGGTGGGCGTCGAGACCTGGCCGTGCGCCACCTCGTACGACCTGGACGCGGTGCTGCCGAAGTGCGACGTGGTGATGATGTTGCGGGTGCAGCAGGAGCGGATGCACGCCGCGTTCTTCCCCAGCGCGCGGGAGTACAGCCGCAGGTACGGCCTGGACGCCAGGCGGATGGCGACGCTGCCCGAGCACGCCCTGGTGATGCACCCGGGGCCGATGAACCGCGGGATGGAGATCGCCGCCGAGGTCGCCGACGCGACCAGGTCGACCATCACCGAGCAGGTGGCGAACGGCATCTCCATCCGGATGGCCGTGCTGTACCTGTTGCTCGGCGGCACCGAGCCGGCGATCGGCCACGACCCAGCCCACACCGAGCCGACGGAGAGCGCATGA
- the efp gene encoding elongation factor P, with the protein MATTNDLKNGMTLDLDGQLWNIVEFQHVKPGKGGAFVRTKLKNVTSGKVVDKTFNAGIKVDVATVDKRGMQYLYQDGADYVFMDTETYDQIYVTGDVVGDAANFLLESQEVTVALHDGNPLYVDLPAAVELAIEYTEPGIQGDRSSGGTKPARLETGAEVQVPLFVTTGERVKVDTRTGEYLSRVSG; encoded by the coding sequence GTGGCCACCACCAACGATCTCAAGAACGGCATGACCCTCGACCTGGACGGCCAGCTCTGGAACATCGTCGAGTTCCAGCACGTGAAGCCGGGCAAGGGCGGCGCGTTCGTCCGTACGAAGCTGAAGAACGTCACCTCGGGGAAGGTCGTCGACAAGACGTTCAACGCCGGCATCAAGGTCGACGTGGCGACCGTCGACAAGCGCGGCATGCAGTACCTCTACCAAGACGGCGCCGACTACGTGTTCATGGACACCGAGACGTACGACCAGATCTACGTCACCGGTGACGTCGTCGGCGACGCCGCGAACTTCCTGCTGGAGAGCCAGGAGGTGACGGTGGCGCTGCACGACGGCAACCCGCTGTACGTCGACCTGCCGGCCGCCGTGGAGCTGGCCATCGAGTACACCGAGCCCGGGATCCAGGGCGACCGGTCGAGCGGCGGCACGAAGCCGGCGCGGCTGGAGACCGGCGCCGAGGTGCAGGTGCCGCTGTTCGTCACCACCGGCGAGCGGGTGAAGGTGGACACCAGGACGGGCGAGTACCTCTCCCGCGTGTCTGGCTGA
- the carA gene encoding glutamine-hydrolyzing carbamoyl-phosphate synthase small subunit, whose translation MQRAGAVLVLEDGRVFRGAPYAAVGETFGEIVFSTGMTGYQETLTDPSYHKQIVVMTAPHVGNTGVNSDDPESRRVWVAGYVLRDPARRQSSWRATGGLEDDLREQGIVGIQGVDTRAVTRHIRERGAMRAGVFSGPAAGRSVDELREQVLASPSMVGAQLCEEVSADQPYVVPAAGEAKLRVAALDLGIKSMTPRRMAERGIETHVLPATATVADVLGVGADGVFLANGPGDPATADPQVEVVRELLDRKVPLFGICFGNQVLARALGLPTYKLQYGHRGINLPVKDLGTGKVEVTAHNHGFAVDAPLSGPVDTPHGRVEVSHVCLNDDVVEGLRCLDAPAFSVQYHPEAAAGPHDAAYLFDRFVEMMEQQRDA comes from the coding sequence ATGCAGCGAGCCGGAGCGGTGCTCGTCCTCGAGGACGGGCGGGTGTTCCGCGGCGCGCCGTACGCGGCGGTGGGCGAGACGTTCGGCGAGATCGTCTTCTCGACCGGCATGACCGGGTACCAGGAGACCCTGACCGACCCGTCATACCACAAGCAGATCGTGGTGATGACCGCGCCGCACGTCGGCAACACCGGGGTGAACTCCGACGACCCGGAGTCGCGGCGGGTCTGGGTGGCCGGCTACGTGCTGCGCGACCCGGCGCGCCGCCAGTCGAGCTGGCGCGCCACCGGCGGCCTGGAGGACGACCTGCGGGAGCAGGGCATCGTCGGCATCCAGGGCGTCGACACCCGCGCGGTCACCCGCCACATCAGGGAGCGCGGGGCGATGCGGGCGGGTGTGTTCAGCGGGCCGGCCGCCGGGCGGTCCGTCGACGAGCTGCGCGAGCAGGTGCTGGCCAGCCCGAGCATGGTCGGTGCCCAGCTGTGCGAGGAGGTCAGCGCCGACCAGCCGTACGTGGTGCCGGCCGCCGGCGAGGCCAAGCTGCGGGTGGCCGCGCTCGACCTCGGCATCAAGAGCATGACGCCGCGGCGGATGGCCGAGCGCGGCATCGAGACGCACGTGCTGCCGGCCACGGCGACCGTCGCGGACGTCCTCGGCGTGGGCGCCGACGGCGTGTTCCTCGCCAACGGGCCGGGTGACCCGGCGACGGCGGACCCGCAGGTCGAGGTGGTGCGCGAGCTGCTCGACCGGAAGGTGCCGCTGTTCGGCATCTGCTTCGGCAACCAGGTGCTCGCCCGCGCGCTCGGGCTGCCGACGTACAAACTGCAGTACGGCCACCGCGGCATCAACCTGCCGGTCAAGGACCTCGGCACGGGCAAGGTCGAGGTGACCGCCCACAACCACGGGTTCGCCGTCGACGCCCCGCTGTCCGGGCCGGTGGACACCCCGCACGGTCGGGTCGAGGTCAGCCACGTCTGCCTGAACGACGACGTGGTGGAGGGCCTGCGCTGCCTCGACGCGCCGGCCTTCTCCGTGCAGTACCACCCGGAGGCGGCGGCCGGGCCGCACGACGCCGCGTACCTGTTCGACCGGTTCGTCGAGATGATGGAGCAGCAGCGCGATGCCTAA
- a CDS encoding M24 family metallopeptidase, producing MGGSGANHAVRRDRLRVLLAQRDVEAAIVTRLVNVRYLSGFSGSNGALVVRENGADLLVTDGRYADQAVTEAPDLELYVDYPARTGVRLPVAVHAAKQLVASGERRVAFEDHDVTVAAHRAMVDGAAELGLGSLQRGVEQLRMVKDEVEIAALRRACTISDQALTDLLPGIREGITERDLARKLDAKMREHGADAPGFPTIVASGPNSAIPHHQPTDRLLQTGDFVKIDFGARYAGYHADETRTFVVGVAAGWQKEIYELVVAAQHAAKQALVPGVAAKDVDAASRAVITDAGFGDRFTHGLGHGVGLEIHEDPFMGYSSTATLASRVPVTVEPGVYLPGRGGVRVEDTVLVDAEGTESLTRTDRELTVLG from the coding sequence ATGGGTGGCTCGGGGGCCAATCACGCGGTTCGTAGGGATCGGCTACGGGTGCTCCTCGCACAGCGGGACGTCGAGGCGGCGATCGTCACCAGGCTGGTGAACGTGCGGTACCTGTCCGGGTTCAGCGGGTCCAACGGTGCGCTCGTGGTACGCGAGAACGGCGCCGACCTGCTGGTGACCGACGGCAGGTACGCCGACCAGGCCGTCACCGAGGCGCCGGACCTGGAGCTTTACGTCGACTACCCGGCCCGCACGGGCGTGCGGCTGCCGGTCGCCGTGCACGCGGCGAAGCAGCTGGTCGCCTCCGGCGAGCGGAGGGTGGCGTTCGAGGACCACGACGTCACCGTGGCGGCCCATCGCGCGATGGTCGACGGCGCCGCTGAGCTCGGGCTCGGCTCGCTCCAGCGCGGCGTGGAGCAGCTGCGGATGGTCAAGGACGAGGTCGAGATCGCCGCGCTGCGGCGGGCCTGCACGATCAGCGACCAAGCGCTCACCGACCTGCTCCCTGGGATCAGGGAGGGCATCACCGAGCGCGACCTGGCCCGCAAGCTGGACGCGAAGATGCGCGAGCACGGGGCGGACGCGCCCGGCTTCCCGACGATCGTCGCCAGCGGCCCGAACTCGGCGATCCCGCACCACCAGCCGACCGACCGGCTGTTGCAGACCGGCGACTTCGTGAAGATCGACTTCGGCGCACGCTACGCCGGCTACCACGCGGACGAGACCAGGACGTTCGTGGTCGGCGTCGCCGCGGGCTGGCAGAAGGAGATCTACGAGCTGGTCGTCGCCGCGCAGCACGCCGCGAAACAGGCGCTCGTGCCCGGCGTCGCGGCCAAGGACGTGGACGCCGCGAGCCGCGCCGTCATCACCGACGCGGGGTTCGGCGACCGGTTCACGCACGGGCTCGGGCACGGCGTCGGGCTGGAGATCCACGAGGACCCGTTCATGGGCTACAGCTCGACGGCTACACTGGCCAGCCGGGTGCCCGTCACCGTCGAGCCCGGGGTGTATCTCCCCGGTCGCGGCGGAGTGCGCGTCGAGGACACCGTCCTGGTCGACGCGGAAGGCACGGAATCCCTCACCCGAACCGACCGCGAGCTCACTGTGCTCGGCTGA
- the nusB gene encoding transcription antitermination factor NusB yields the protein MPAQSSGRVGARGKARKRALDLLFEADVRRADPLTLLAERIAASDPVVPEYAVGLVEGVTAHRAQLDELIAKHSVDWSLDRMPAVDRNLLRLGTYELLYADDVPDAVAVAEAVRLARELSTDESPGFVNGLLAAVLSEKGTAAGA from the coding sequence ATGCCGGCGCAGTCGAGTGGGCGGGTAGGCGCCCGGGGCAAGGCGCGGAAGCGTGCGCTCGACCTGCTCTTCGAGGCGGACGTGCGCCGCGCCGATCCGTTGACCCTGCTGGCCGAGCGGATCGCTGCCTCGGACCCGGTGGTACCTGAGTACGCCGTCGGCCTGGTAGAGGGTGTGACCGCCCACCGTGCGCAGCTGGACGAGCTGATCGCGAAGCACTCGGTGGACTGGTCGCTGGATCGGATGCCGGCCGTGGACAGGAACCTGCTGCGGCTCGGTACGTACGAGCTGCTCTACGCCGACGACGTGCCGGACGCGGTCGCCGTCGCTGAGGCCGTACGGCTGGCCAGGGAGCTGTCCACGGACGAGTCGCCCGGGTTCGTCAACGGCCTGCTTGCGGCCGTGCTCAGCGAGAAGGGCACCGCGGCGGGAGCGTGA
- a CDS encoding 3-dehydroquinate synthase, producing the protein MGTTRIRVEGEQPYEVLVGEQILDELPAIVGDRARQVAVVTAPPLQLVADQVAEVLDGAGYDVCRISVPDAEAGKDVSVAAMCWNRLGERNFTRTDCVVAVGGGAVTDLAGFVAASWLRGVRVVHVPTSLLGMVDAAVGGKTGINTSAGKNLVGAFHPPAGVLCDLSTLATLPREDYVAGLAEVVKAGFIADPKILDLIEGDPTAATTPSGPVARQLVERAIAMKADVVAGDLREQGPREALNYGHTLGHAVERLERYKCKHGYAVSVGMVFAAELARRAGELDEVTAKRHVAVLEALGLPTHYHAKAWPKLLESMRVDKKARGAKLRFVVLAGLADPIILEDPDPELLEQTYSTVGR; encoded by the coding sequence CGAGCAACCGTACGAGGTGCTCGTGGGCGAGCAGATCCTCGACGAGCTGCCGGCCATCGTCGGTGACCGCGCGCGGCAGGTCGCCGTGGTGACCGCGCCGCCGCTGCAGCTGGTCGCCGACCAGGTGGCCGAGGTGCTGGACGGCGCGGGCTACGACGTCTGCCGGATCTCCGTGCCGGACGCGGAGGCCGGCAAGGACGTCTCGGTCGCCGCCATGTGCTGGAACCGGCTGGGCGAGCGGAACTTCACCCGCACCGACTGCGTGGTCGCCGTCGGCGGGGGAGCAGTGACCGACCTGGCCGGGTTCGTCGCGGCGAGCTGGTTGCGCGGCGTGCGGGTCGTCCACGTGCCGACGTCGCTGCTCGGCATGGTGGACGCGGCGGTCGGCGGCAAGACCGGCATCAACACGTCCGCCGGCAAGAACCTGGTCGGCGCTTTCCACCCGCCGGCTGGCGTGCTGTGCGACCTGTCCACGCTGGCGACGCTGCCGCGTGAGGACTACGTGGCCGGCCTCGCCGAGGTGGTGAAGGCCGGCTTCATCGCGGACCCGAAGATCCTCGACCTGATCGAGGGCGACCCCACGGCAGCGACCACGCCGAGCGGCCCGGTCGCGCGGCAGCTGGTCGAGCGGGCGATCGCGATGAAGGCGGACGTCGTCGCCGGCGACCTGCGCGAGCAGGGCCCGCGCGAGGCGCTGAACTACGGGCACACCCTCGGCCACGCCGTCGAGCGGCTGGAGCGCTACAAGTGCAAGCACGGCTACGCGGTCTCCGTCGGCATGGTGTTCGCCGCCGAGCTGGCCAGGCGCGCCGGTGAGCTCGACGAGGTGACCGCGAAGCGGCACGTCGCCGTGCTCGAGGCGCTCGGCCTGCCGACGCACTACCACGCGAAGGCGTGGCCGAAGCTGCTCGAGTCCATGCGCGTGGACAAGAAGGCCCGCGGCGCGAAGCTGCGCTTCGTGGTTCTCGCCGGCCTCGCCGACCCGATCATCCTCGAGGACCCGGATCCCGAGCTGCTCGAGCAGACGTACTCCACCGTGGGGCGCTGA
- a CDS encoding helix-turn-helix domain-containing protein has protein sequence MSDYGKSLGARLRAIRQQQGLSLHGVEEKSHGRWKAVVVGSYERGDRAVTVHKLAELAEFYGVPISELLPGGHPSNGVADRPPKLVIDLGKLSTLPQEQSGPLARYIAAIQHQRGDYNGRVLTIRSEDLRALSVIYDLEPSALVTQLIGWGVLNDEAQSITETL, from the coding sequence ATGTCGGACTACGGAAAGTCGCTAGGCGCACGGCTTCGAGCCATTCGCCAACAGCAAGGACTCTCCCTCCACGGGGTGGAGGAGAAGTCCCACGGTCGGTGGAAGGCAGTGGTCGTCGGCTCGTACGAGCGCGGCGACCGGGCAGTCACCGTGCACAAGCTCGCCGAGCTCGCGGAGTTCTACGGCGTACCGATCTCGGAGCTGCTGCCAGGCGGCCACCCGAGCAACGGTGTCGCCGACCGCCCGCCCAAGCTGGTCATCGACTTGGGCAAGCTCTCCACGCTGCCACAGGAGCAGTCGGGACCGTTGGCCCGCTATATCGCCGCCATCCAACACCAGCGGGGCGACTACAACGGGCGGGTGCTCACCATCCGCAGCGAGGACCTGCGTGCGCTCTCGGTCATCTACGACCTCGAGCCGTCCGCTCTGGTGACCCAGCTGATCGGCTGGGGCGTGCTCAACGACGAGGCCCAGAGCATCACCGAAACCCTCTGA